TTACTAACCAAACACTCATTTCAATTATACGTTTGCGACTATTGGTCAACCATAAATATGTTTAAATGTGTTAAGTCGAGTACCcataaaaaatacttataatctTTAGCAGACAAATGGTAGTCAATATTAGTTCTTATGCATGTTTATGTTAAACTCCCTCCGTTTCATTTTGGTTGtcatgattttctttttgagagtcaaactatatgaactttgactaacattttaagatatatttttttatcatattgttatgaaaaaaatgtaagttatagtacttttcgtatagtttttgaatatctaattttttactttataatattgagttaattaaagtaatataatttaactttgaaaattagtcaaattgacttTCGAAAAACgcaacatgacaactaaaatgggacggagggagtatataCTAGTTCATAATTGTAATCATGATTAACACTTAGTTTATCAATTatatataaaagtcataaagGATTTTAGCAAAAGTAGCTAATCTTTTTGGGTATCTGTCCAAGTTAAATAATCAACATATATGTTTAAAAGAACAAAAGCATGTGACCGAagttagttattatttcatACAAATGCAAATGTGGAGCTAACTTGAATAAATGATACGTACAATAGACTAGGGATTTTCCCAGGTCAATCGATCATTATATAAGAAATGTAACATTTTTGTATGACAGAAGATTGTTGTGTGTAATCTGAAACTTACTCCCAAATATTAGAGTTCAATTTGTATGATTGCTCCGCCTGAGgctgaagaggatcaaacacCATAGAGGAAGAAGGCGCCTCCAGTGGATTAACATCAATTCCAAAATGAGACTGAATATTAAAGGGGTAATTAGAATTAGCAATTGTGGTAGGTTGATCATCTCTTGACTGATGATTATAATAATTGCCCCCAAGTTGCAATGCCCTAAAAAGCACATTGTTATTGATTGAGCTTAGCAAGCTAGAAGACCAATGAGCTGCTGGCAATAATGGAAGAGTACTAGTGCTTGCCAAGTTCATGATGTTCTCATGACTATTGGTGTAATTTTGTAAAGAAATATTGGCAAATGTGTCGCTGTCAATTGATGGAGTGGCTAGGTTGAAATTTGGTAGGTCAATATCCCCAAACTCATTTGTActtaatgtattataagtgtcacAAAGAGACTCATCGGATTGTTGGGATGAAGTTGTTGGCTGTGATTTCTTTGCGGTTGAGTTCTTATGAAACACCCTACAAACTACCCATTCCTCCtgcaaagaagaaaaaacatacTATATTAATGCCTCAACAATCTTTACATTACTTAAATCCTTGGTATTTAATTTCCTAAAAATGAATATTAATTACCTTAGAGGCTTTGAAACCAAACTTGGTTTCTAGCCTATATTCATGCATAACCCAATTAGTTTTTTGACCCTTAGGAGCTCTCCCTCTGTAGAAAACAAGTGTTTTCTTCATCCCGACAAGCTGGACTCCACCGCGAAAAATCTCCTTATCCTTCCCTGTTGTTTTCCAATAGCCAGCTTCTGTAGCTCTGTTACTGCGAAGCCCCGTTGGGTACTTGCGATCTTTTACGCTAAAGAAGTACCATTCCTTTTCTCCCATTGACGCTTTCGCTGCAACACAATATTATTATTCATtatcttcatatatatatatatatatatatagaataccATATAATAAAATTAGGCATATATAGGGTTACCAGGGAGGTCCCAAGGCTCAGACTTGTTAAGATCAACATCAGCAATGGCTCTAGCTGTAAAGCTGGAATCAGAAACTTTGTTAGTCAGATAATATGTTATAAGTTCTTCATCACTTGGATGGAACCTAAACCCTGGAGGCAGATTTTTTTCATCCATTATATATATTGGTCTAATCATTTTTGTGGAGGGccagcctatatatatataaaggtgCGGTATTTTCTATGCACATATCAAAACTTCAGAAAGAAGCAGCCATTCTTAATTTTTGTCTTCATTTTCACAGCTACCATATTGAcattgatagatgcatctatccacattttagattttcttatgtcactatttttattattattataatgcCACTATGACATGACTTACTATGTTATTTGACATTTATATGTATGTACTTTTTATGTCATTATTTTCAGCATTCTACTCAACTacacatatataatttatgaatttaggTTCTAAGCAATTATGCATGAACAAATTTACATACAGACCCTCTTTTGGTGTGTGGAAAATGATCTtaataagatgaaaattgaaGTGAACTCCATGCTACTGGTGAATTGGttatataataagaaaaaaaattaggataTATACTAGTTAttaaatgtgtatagattaaATTGcatagttttaaaaatatttaattgaatTATGATTTACGATTTGTCTCCATTTGGAACAAACCTGTACTTCTCAAAAGAGTAGAATAAGGTTTAAAACTACTTTATGCTCTCTAACATATTGTGTGTAATATAtactataaataattaaattaaaataaataaattattagagaTATTCTTTAATAACCAGTAGTATGTCCAACTACCTTCACCCATTTCTACCCACCCTATGAATTAGTCTAAATCCTCAAACTGGTCCGGTCCAATCAGAAATTAAACTCCCTAATTATATATCTTCAATACTCTATTAATTATTACTCCCTCCTTGCACTCACTTTTActttattactttagactttatacatttttaaagaaataataattgacataagtattttatcataataatcatattaattcattgattttttagtattaagttttgaaaaatattttgaaaaataagtaattCACGttaagggtaaaacatgaaaaaaaaatcttgttcttgatatgttaaaagtgatAAGTAAGGTGAAGATCTCTTTTTGAAATAGTGGATAAGTAAAAATGAATGAAGagagtaaataaataaatacgaTATAAGTTTTGGACGTTTTATACACTTATTGTATAAGTATGTATTCATGGTATTAATATTTAGTTTAAATTTTAACCTAATATAGCCTGCTATTTTACAACTATTAAATAAAAGGCAGAATCCATTGATGACCCCCTAAAGTTGACATTACCTTTTACTTAGACACTTtaactaagctttgttcattttagacactttATATCGGATCCtgctgtgtcattttgacactttttgctTATATGGCATAGTGAGAGTAATAAACTCGTTGACCGTGCGTGAAAGACCTATTTAatccatttttaaatttttttcccttcttcttccccattttCAACCACCATTTTTGCTAACTTAAATTCCTTCAATGGTAAATGAAGTAGGAACAGCAAAATGATggaaattaatgaaaaatatcTTAGAATTTTAGAAATAGAtccatttcaaaatttaaatattcatgAAATTCTTTCTTGAAAGAATCATCTACCTACAggaggagaaaatatttttgatgaattctaAAGCTGCATATTAGGctaaaagaaaacaagaaactGATATTGAATATATTGTAAACAAAAGAAAACATTATGTGTGCGCGCAGATATTTATGCCAAAAGGATAGGATATTTGGAGAAGACAATTAGAAAGGCGGGGATGGGGTGCCGGGGTGTGGGTAGGGATATTTGGATTTTGGAGAAGACAAGGAGGGGGGCCGAGGGGTGCATTTTTTTATAGGTttaaatctttctttttttttttcaaaaaatatcatgtgttatttattcattggttactttttatttttactcaaaattcattatttaagaattatttttgaCACAAATAACAAATATCATT
This Solanum dulcamara chromosome 8, daSolDulc1.2, whole genome shotgun sequence DNA region includes the following protein-coding sequences:
- the LOC129900336 gene encoding NAC domain-containing protein 87 yields the protein MIRPIYIMDEKNLPPGFRFHPSDEELITYYLTNKVSDSSFTARAIADVDLNKSEPWDLPAKASMGEKEWYFFSVKDRKYPTGLRSNRATEAGYWKTTGKDKEIFRGGVQLVGMKKTLVFYRGRAPKGQKTNWVMHEYRLETKFGFKASKEEWVVCRVFHKNSTAKKSQPTTSSQQSDESLCDTYNTLSTNEFGDIDLPNFNLATPSIDSDTFANISLQNYTNSHENIMNLASTSTLPLLPAAHWSSSLLSSINNNVLFRALQLGGNYYNHQSRDDQPTTIANSNYPFNIQSHFGIDVNPLEAPSSSMVFDPLQPQAEQSYKLNSNIWE